The DNA window TTTCGATAAAAGTAGAAAGGCCCATAACGGCCGGAATGCCAATGGATTTGGCCAAAATAGCCACGTGAGAAGACGCCCCGCCAGAAGGAGAAATAATGGCCTTGGTAATTTGCGGGTCCATTTCCACAAAATCGGAAATACTCCAAAAATCGGCCATCAAAATGCAGGGCTCGTTGGGAGCAAAGGCTTCACTGGGCATATGGCTGCCGTAAATCAGGCGATCGGTAATTTTACGCCCTACATCATGAATATCGTAAGCGCGTTCACGGATATACTCGTCTTCAGCCATCGCCATGGTTTCGGTATATTTACGGATAATAATTTCTACGGCCTTAAGAGCCGAATGCCCTTTATCTATCTCATTTAAAATTTCGTCTTTAAAAGCCGCACTCTCAAGCACCATTTGGTAGGCATCAAAAATGGACATTTCTTCCAAACCAAATTTCTTTTTGGCCTTGGCAATAGTTTCACGCACTTCTTCTTCTACCCATCTAAAAGCTTCCATCAGCCTCATTTTTTCTACATCGGGCGAAAGATTATTTTGCTCGGTTATCGCCATGTGCTGCACAGGACGATGCAATGTTTTAACCCCGGCCATGGCAATACCCGGCGAAGACCCAATCCCTACATGCATAGCCCCTTTAGAACGTTTGAGCAGCTCGGGGCCAATTTTTTTAGTATCGTCTTTTTGAGAAAGGGTTCCAAAAGTTCCTAATAACTTTGCTTTTTCAATCACATTGACGGCCGGAATGGCCAAGGTCATCATCAAATGCACAGTTTGCGACGAAAATTTTACGGGTTTAATATTTTGAACCACCAACACGCCAATGGGCTTGCGATTGTAAATAAGGGGAACCGAAAGAAATGAGGCGTATCTTTCTTCGCCTGTGCCGGGGAAATATTTAAACTTTTTACTCCGTCGGCCCGTAGCCATGGATATAGGCTTAAGCCATTCCATGGTCATCCCCACCAAACCCTCGCCCACCTTCATGCGCACGGTGCCAATAGCATCGCGGTTTAAACCTTTGGTGGCCGATAGAACCAATTCTTGGGTCATGTGATTAAGCATGTACAACGAGCACACGTCGGTTTTTAAAATATTGGCAATTTTTTCAACCAATAATTCCAAAACCCGTCCAATATCGTCTTCTCCATGGCATAATTGGCCTAAAGCTAAAATTTCGGTGGTTACATCCTCATGCGGAATGGTGTGAATCTTCATAGGAAAGTTTTACAGTAATAGAAATAAAGTCATTTGTCACTTAACGATTTATCCTCTTGAAAAGTGAACAACAGCGGTGCTAGCAAAAAAGAATGTCTCTCTTTAACCCACCACCCCCACTGGCAGAACGCCTCAGACCTCAAAGTCTGTCCGAGTTTAAAGGGCAGGAACATTTGCTAGGATCCAATAAACTGCTTAAACAAGTTTTTGAGAGCGACTTTACACCATCACTTATTTTTTGGGGACCACCGGGTAGCGGCAAAACAACACTGGCGCGTTTACTGGCCACAAAAAAACAGTGCGCTTTTATTGCATTGTCGGCTGTAACCAGCGGGATTAAAGATTTAAAAGACGCCACAGACCAGGCCAAATCCCATTTGGCCATGGGTAAAAAAACAATTCTCTTTATAGACGAAATTCACCGTTTTAATAAAACTCAACAAGATGCTCTATTGCCTCATGTAGAAAACGGAACGTTTATCTTGGTAGGTGCCACAACCGAAAACCCGTCGTTTGAATTAAACCGCGCCCTCCTCTCGCGCTGCAAGGTGATTGTGCTAGAGCCATTAACACCGCAAAGCCTGGGCGAAATTATAGACGAGGCTTTAAACGCTTCGCGCGGATTGAGTAATAAAAAAATAGAACTTTTACCCGAAGCCAAACAATTTTTAATTGATTCCTCCGAAGGCGATGCGCGCAAGCTGCTTAATACTTTAGAAATTGTTTCTGAAATTAAAAAACAAAATGAAGCGGTAGATGTAAAGCTAGTGGAAGAAGCGCTGCAAAAAAAGGCACTAGCCTACGATAAAAAAGGTGAAGAGCATTACAATGTGATCAGTGCTTTTATTAAAAGCATGAGGGATTCTGATCCCGATGCGGCGGTTTATTATTTAGCAAGGATGATGGAAGCCGGTGAAGATCCTTTGTTTATTGCAAGACGCTTGGTAATTTTTGCCAGCGAAGATATTGGAAACGCCAACCCCAATGCCGTAACGCTGGCCATGAGCTGCATGCAGAGTTACGATTTTGTAGGGTTCGCCGAAGGCTGGATTCCGCTCTCGCAATGTGCCACGTATTTAGCCGGCAGCCCCAAAAGCAATGCCAGTTACATGGCTTATAAAAAAGCCAAAGGCGATGTGCTGGAACATGGGGCTTTGGCTGTACCCATGAATATTAGAAATGCTCCCACCAAATTGATGAAAGAATTAGGTTACGGCAAAGGCTACGAGTACGCACACGATCAAGTGGATAATTTTTCTACCCAACAACATTTGCCCGATAAACTAACCCACAAAAAATATTATAACCCCACCGAAAACGGCTACGAAAAGCATATTAAGGCTTATTTGGAGAAGATTGAGGAAAAGAAAAAATAAATTCTTCCTTTTAAGCAGGAGAAACCATCAGATTTATTTTTGAGTTTATCTTACCCAAAACCTTAAAATCACGTTTCACCATAAAGGCCGTGGGATAAGACCCATAACAATCCTTGGCCACTTGTGCGGCACTTAGTTGAGGTTTTTGACAAAAAAGGGCCCACATATCGGAGCGATAGGTGGGCCCCATCAAAATCCGGAATTTGTAAGGCAAATGTATTTTGGCCAACTCTTCCGGAGGCAAAATATCACCAGGGCGATGACGCAAAACTTTTTGAGGAATTCTTAAACATGTTTTTTTAAACCGCTCGTCCTCCCCATTTTTTTTAATTAAAAAATCGGTTCTATCCCCTAAAAAATCAAACCGTTTTTTAGGAGAAAGCTTTTTCAGCTTAGTAAAACGGATATCACTTTTAAACCACTCGCCAATAGCAGCCCAGAAAACAGAAAATAAAAAGGTTTGTTGTGGTGCTAATTGTAAAATAATTTGCACTAGGCGATCGGCATTGATGCGCAAAGAATGGATTTCTATCCAATCAACCAAAAGCGATAAAATTCGTCCGTCCCCGGCAAGTCCTTCGATAGAGGCTGCTATCAAAGTGTTTTCGATATTGGCATTTTTGTAAGGAGTCCCACCAAGCAAAAATCCAATTCCTATAAGATGCGAAGTCAACTCTTCTCCACTAGCTAAAGTATGAGGCAGAATGGATCTTTTAAAACTCATACCCCAACTCCCTAGCCAGACTTTTGAAAGACGCTTTAACATGAACAGGCCACCCAGGATTTTGATCTTGTTCTTCTACCCACTTCATCGATTCAATCAATTCGGCAAGCGTGGGTTTAAGCATTTTACAATCGCTTCTATCTTGTTCCCTATCACAAAAAGCAAACAACTTTGACTTTAGCAGGTCAGACCTTCCTAAAGAATAAAGGGTGATGGATTGCCCCAAAAAAACAAGCTCTGTTCTTTTGAGCCAACCCTGAGGAAGATTTTTGCGCAGTGATTCCGGCCCATTATTGAACCAGTCTTTTTTAAGGCGTTCATTTCCAGACTTATTTTTTGTTTCGGCAAATTCCTGGGCCAGCAAAATAATTTGTTTTGGCAAAATAGGATCAAGAACATCTATATCTTGGGTTTCACGGGCAATCACCCCCAAAAGCGACAACGCCCCACCTCCAATAATGACTCCCGAAAAAGAACATCCTTTTTGATTAAGAAACCGATCAAACTCTTTTAATGTCTCTTTGGGCTGCATAGTATAATTATATAATATACTTTTAATAAAAAAGTCAATATAAAATAATAGCTTATGTTTATTTTAAAAAACCAACCCAAAAACGGACACCTTAACCAATGAAGGATTGAGTGAATGGTTTAATCTTGTAGGAGAATCTCTGCGTTACGGCGATGAATGGAATAACAACGATCAAATTGAATGGGTAACAGCATCCGCTATAGATTCCCCTCAATTTAAAAAACCCTATGCCGAGCAATATTTTGACCCTATGGGCTATGCACTTCAAAAAGCCGCTTATCAATTAGCCCATATTTGGGACGATTTAACAAAACACCCGCAATTTGATGCGGATGTTGCCGCTAAAATTAATGAGGATCATGTACGTTTTTTTACTTTAGCTATTATGGGCGCTTCTCATTATTTTGTTTAAAAACTCTAGATCTCCCGTTCCAACTTTTTGAGCGTTTCTTCCAACCCCACCAAAAAATCGCGCAGCACTTTTTTTACTTTTAAATTGCCCGCGGCTCGTTTGCGGGAAAGGACTTCGGTTAAGAGAGAAATTTTTTTAGAAGCATCCGCAAGCTCCATTGCTTTTACATCCTCCGCCATTTTATTTAGTCCGTCCAAAAAAAGACCAGCCGTATCGTCACGTAAGCCCTGGCCGTAATAAATATCGAGTAAGTTTTCTAAGATGGGCTTTGCATGCGCTATATGTTTTTTTATAAAAATAGGGGAAATTTTAAATTCTAACTTTGGTTTATCATCCTCTTTCAAAAACTCTTCCAAAGGCTCGTTTAGTTTTTCAAGAGAATCCGATTTTTCTATAAATAAATGGGGTTCTAGCGCGTAAGCTTCACAATATTCTAAATATTCTCCGTAGCTCACGGCCGAAAACAGACAGATGGTGGCCTTGATATCAGGATAAGATTCTAGTGTATCGTCGAATACTGTAAAAAAAGCATCTTCGTTAAAAAGAACATCACCTACAATCATCACTTTTTTACGCGCAAGTTCCTTTTTATTTTTTTCCACATAGTCTTTCCATTCTTCCAAGGTGTAAAAAAGTTGGTATTTTAATAAATCTCCTTTTTTTTGCGTTCTTTTTTGCGACTTAATATGATCTTTTATGCTTTGGGCTTGGCTTACATCGGCAGATACAATGAAGATGAGGTATTCCATGCAGACTTACTCAATACCATATTTGGCAAGCTTGTTATACAGCGTTTTGCGGCCAATTTTAAGAACCTGTGCCGCTTCACTACGGTTACCATCCACCGCTTTTAATACCCGGATGATGTATTCTTTTTCAATATCATCCAAGGGGCGTGTTGCGTCATGAAAAATGGCAGAATTTTCTTCAACTTCTCCTGCGGTATCGGCCGAAAAAATAATATCTTCAGGTAAAATTAAATCGGTTTTGGCCAGTAACATGGCACGTTCCATGGTATTTTCAAGCTCACGCACATTGCCAGGCCAGGAATAATCAATAAACATTTTAAGCGCACTTTGCGAAATACCTTTTACCTGATTATTGTGCATTTTTTGAAAATTTTCTAAAAAGTAATCTACAAAAAGCGGGATATCCTCTTTACGGTCTTTTAAGGCCGGCAACTCAATTTGCATGGCATTAAGCCGGTAGTATAAATCTTCTCTAAAAAGTTTTTGCTCCATTCTCATTTTTAAATCGTGGTTAGTAGCCGCAATAATACGCACATCTACTTTTTCTACTTGTGTTGCACCTAGCGGCCTAATTTCTTTTTCTTGCAGGGCACGTAAAATTTTGGGCTGAATGGTAATGGGCATATCACCAATTTCATCCAGCATAATGGTTCCTTGATGTGCTTCGCTAAAAAGGCCAGGTTTAGCCATACGCGCGTCGGTAAAAGCACCTTTTCTATAACCAAACAATTCACCTTCTAGCAGGGCCTCGGGGATAGCCGAGCAATTAATAGCCACAAATTTTTGATTGGCGCGCGGCGAGCTACGGTGAATGGCACGGGCAATCATTTCTTTACCCGCCCCGCTAGGCCCCGTGATAAGAATGTTAACCGAACTGCCACGAATGCGTTCAATAAGATCGTAAATCTTTTTCATGGCGGGCGATTTACCTACTAAACCATGATAATATTCTTCGGCGGGCTTTTCTTTTTTAAGACGAATAATTTCGGTACGCAAATAACCATAATCGAGCGCTTTTTGAACAAGAAGCGGTAGTTTTTCGGGATGGATGGGTTTTTGCAACACATCAAAAGCACCATGCCGCATGGCTTCTACAGCTTCATCTACATTGCCCGTATCGGTTAAAAAAATGATGGGAACTTCAGGGTGCTGCGCACGCATGTAATCAAGCACATTAAGCCCGGTATGATGTCCAATAGCATGATCCAGCACCACAGCACTGTAGGTATTAAGCGAAAAAATCTTTTGAACCTCTTCAAAATTTTTGCACCAATCCACACCTTTGTAGCCCGCATGATCGAGCACTTCCATAGCAAGCGCCCCTGCAAAAGGATGGTCTTCCACCAGTAAAATTGGGTTTTTATAGGGACTTTTCACGTTGTGTCATTTTAACACAGGCGTGTTTAAAAGAAGAAGCTAAATATGGGTATTTTTATACAGGCATTTACGGATATGGGGATAAATATTTAACTATATGAAATTAAATAGCTTTTTTAAGAGACGCTACAAATCGTGATAAACTTTTATGAAGGGTACTCGTGTTTTTGGCATTTTTCTCAATCAGCTTAATGAGCGCCGAACCAATCACCACGCCATCGGCATGATGCGCAATTTCTCGCACTTGTTCCGGTTTGGAAATTCCAAATCCCACGACTACCGGGCGACTTGTAACACCCTTGATACGCAACACCTGAGAGGAAAGCTCATCATTAATAGAGAGCTTGGCGCCTGTTATACCCGTCATCGATACATAATAAATAAAACCCGAACCTTTATGCGCAGCTTTTTTAATGCGCTCATCGGTGGAGGTAGGAGCCAGCAAGAAAACAAGATTAATACCGTGAGCTTTGAGAATTTTATTCAAATCATCCGCCTCATCCGGTGGTAAATCGACAATTAGCACTGCATCCACACCGGCATCTTTAGCTTTTTTAGCAAACACCTCATGCCCCATCACAAAAATGGGATTGTAATAACCCATGAGGAGTAGCGGCACTTGGGATTTTTTACGGATTCTGGTGACAAGCGCAAAAATTTTATCGATAGACGATCCTTTTTTAAGGGCGCGTTCATACGATAACTGAATTACCGGGCCATCGGCCATGGGGTCCGAAAAAGGAATGCCAAGCTCAATAATATCCGCCCCGGCTTTTTCGAGCGTATAAACAAGCTTTTCTGTTTCGGCCAAATTGGGATCGCCAGCCGTAATAAACGTAACCAGCGCTTTTTTGCCGGCTTTTTTTAATTCCTTAAATTTTTGATCAATACGCGACATATTTTACAATTTCACCTTCATCACCTGGGCCACGGTTCCCATATCTTTATCGCCACGACCAGATAAATTAACCACAATCACTTCGTGTGATTTTGTTTTTTTAGCTAACTCCGGAAGATACGCCACGGCATGGGCACTTTCTAACGCCGGGATAATCCCTTCCACTTGCGTGAGCATTCTAAAACCTTCCATGGCCTGGTCATCGGTAATGGGCACATACTCGGCACGGCCCGATCGTTTAAAATAAGCATGCTCCGGACCAACACCGGGATAATCGAGACCCGCCGAAATAGAATGTGTGGGCAACACCTGGCCATCTTTATCACTCATGAGATATGTTTTGTTGCCGTGCAAAACCCCCACCGTACCGGCACACATGGAAGCCGCTGTTTGCTTGGTGTTAACACCAAGTCCCGCAGCCTCAAGCCCAATCATTTTGGTATTCGTGTTTTTATAATACGGATAAAAAAGCCCCATAGCATTAGAACCACCACCTATACAGGCCACCACATAGTCGGCTTCTTTTTCTCCAATTTCCTTTAATTGCTTTTTCACTTCGGTACCAATGATGGATTGAAAATCACGCACCATGGTAGGATAAGGATGTGGGCCCGCTACCGTACCAATACAATAAAATGTATTGCGCACATTGGTTACCCAATCACGCAGTGCTTCGTTCATGGCATCTTTTAAGGTTTTGGTTCCGCTTGTTACCGCATGCACTTTGGCCCCTAAAAGTTTCATTCGAAATACATTGAGCGACTGACGATGCACATCTTCTTCACCCATATACACTTCACATTGAAGATCAAGTAGAGCACACAGTGTTGCCGTGGCCACACCATGCTGGCCGGCACCCGTTTCGGCAATCACGCGGGGTTTCCCCATTTTTTTAGCCATGAGGCATTGGCCCAAAGTGTTATTCACTTTATGAGCACCGGTATGGCACAAATCTTCACGTTTAAAATAAATTTTTCCACCACCCAGTTTTTTGGTGAGTTTTTCGGCAAAATAGAGGGGAGTTGGACGGCCAATGTAATGCTTGGCGTAGTAAGCAAATTCCTTTTTAAAATCTTTGGATTTTCCTATTTTTTTATAAGCCTCTTCCAGCTCTAAAAGAGCGGGCATAAGGGTTTCGGCCACATAACGACCACCAAAAATACCAAAATGACCGTGTTTATCGGGTAAAGTAGCCATAGAGCTGTTGCGTAACAAAGAAAAAAGCTTATGGCAAGGGTTTCAGTGATGCAGAAAAAGCAAACTAACTCACTATTTTGGGACGTAAGGTTTGAGCTTTGGCAATAGCAATAAACTTTTCCAGTTTGGTACGGTCTTTAATGCCGGGCGCACTCTCCACCCCGCTTGCCACATCTACAGCATAGGGTTGTACAGATTGAATGGCCGTTGCAATATTATCGGGATTAAGCCCTCCCGATAAAAAAAGCTCCCCGTATTTTTTGGCTTCGCGCGCTAAATCCCAGTTAGATACAATACCGGTACCACCAAAAGCTTTTTCAACGTAGGAATCAACCAATAACCATGGGCTTTCATACTTGGAAATTTCTTCCAAATCTTTTTCTTCTTTTAACCTAAAAGCCTTTAACCACGGACGCCCCACGGCATTACAGTAGTCGGCTGTTTCATCGCCATGAAACTGTACAAAATCGAGCTCAAGCGCTACCGCCAAATCAATTACTTTTTCAACTTGCTCATTTACAAAAACACCCACTTTTTTAACAGACGAAGGGATGTCTTGAATAATATCATCGGCTGCCTCAGGTTCTATATAACGTTTAGAATCGGGATAAAAATTAAAACCCAAAAAATCGGCCCCTAATTCCACGGCATCGAGCGCGTCATCTAAATTCGTTATTCCGCAAATTTTAACTAAAACCGACATAACTTATCCTATCATTTCCCGTAATTTTTTACCGATATCTTTTTCGCGCATGAGTGATTCACCAATCAAAAAACCATCGTAGCCCGCTTCCATCAGCTTTACACAATCATCATGTGTATTAAGCCCCGATTCGGTTATACGCTTAAAGCTTTGAGGAAACTCTTTTACCAAATCGTAAGACGTTTGAAGACTTGTTTTAAAGTTTTTTAAATCACGGTTGTTTACGCCCAAAATATGCGGTGGCAACTTGGCCGCTCTCTTCCATTCGGCCTGGTTATGAATTTCTACCAAAACGCTCATCCCTAATTCACGCGCTAATTGCTGAAAATCTTTTAGCTGATGATCATCCAGCGCCGCAACAATAAGGAGCACCGCATCAGCTCCATGAGCTCGTGCTTCATGGAATTGATACTCCTCAATCATAAAATCTTTACGCAAGCACGGTAGACTGACCTGTTTTTTAATTTGCACAAGATAGTTAAGCGAGCCCATAAAAAAATGCTCGTCGGTTAAAATAGATAAGGCCTTGGCACCATTATCTTGATAAATATGGGCCGTATCCAGTGCGTTAAAATCTTGGCGAATAATTCCCTTAGACGGCGATGCCTTTTTTACTTCGGCAATAATGTTGATAGAGCCTTTTTGAAAATTTCCCAAAAAGTCACGCGCCGGCTCGGCATCGTGCGCCTTCTTTTTAACATCGGCAAGAGGCACACGTCGTTTTTGCGAAGCCACTTCGTCGCGTTTATACTCTAAAATTTTATCTAGGGTGTTTTGCATTTAATGCGTCATTTCTATCAAAGCTTCTAATTTTTGATACGCTTTACCGCTGCTAATAGAGCCCTGTGCCAAAAGTAATCCGTCTTTAAAATTATTGGCAAGTCCGGCCACCATAAAACCCAAAGCGGCGTTAAGATGCACACAATGATCAATTGCCTCCGAATGTCCTTTTAAAACATGGCGTAACCTTTTGGCATTTTCTGCAGGCCCACCACCTTTTAAATTATCTAGCTGACACGGCGCATACCCCACACTTTGTGGATCAAATGTTTCTTTTGTAATGATCCCGTTTTTAATAAATGCAATTTGTGTGGTACCTGTAAGTGTCACCTCATCCAACCCATCACTGCCATGTACCACCGCGCCCTGGGTAACACCTAATTGAGCTAGTACTTTAGAGATTATATCTAAAAGACGTGCATCATAAACACCCATAACCTGCTTTTTGGCATTTGCAGGATTTAAGAGTGGACCCAAAATATTAAAAATTGTTTTTTGCGCTAACTCTTTACGGATGGGGGCTACATTTTTTAGAGTTTGATGATACTGAGGGGCAAATAAAAAACCGATGCCAATATTATCAATGCAGCGCGCCACAATTACGGGAGAAGCATCAATATTGACACCCAATTCTTTTAATACATCGCTGCTACCGGAATTAGAACTAACAGCACGGTTGCCATGTTTAGCCACTCGTACTCCGCCACCGGCTAGCACAAAAGCTGTGGCCGTCGAAATATTAAACGTATTTTTTCCATCACCACCCGTACCGCAAGTATCCAGCACATCCGGGTTTTGAAGCGTAATTTTTTGGCTCTTACTTCGTAAAAAACGGGCAGCTCCTAAAATTTCATCGGCCGTTTCTTTTTTAGCGGAAAGTGCTTTTAAAAACCGCTTGATAAGTTCGGCATCTTCGGTTCCGGACAATAAAAAACTCATCGCTTCTTCCATTTGCGAAGCAGAAAGATTCTGACTCGATTCAACATGAGTCACAAATTTTAACAATAATTCGTTCATATTTGATTCATTTGTCATACGGTCCAACTGAGACAGACCGGGGTGACGACGGACTACGATGCCTTGCGCTGAAGATCTTTTTTCCAGCCGCTGCGTTTTTGGATTTCGGTTACCGTACGTTCATACTCGGCATCGGCTTCTGCCACTGTTTTGCCTAACTCATTGGCCCACACCTGGCATAAGGTTTTATACCACGGCTGGCCATGATCGGCACGCGACAAATATAACGGAATACGACGTAAAATAAAATCTTCCACATGAATAACCATACCGGTACGAATTTGATATCTTAATTCAGCTTCTAGAAGCGGAAAACCAGCCGGATCGGCCTGGCTTGAAGGATGTAATTTGGCCAAATTCATAATATCGATGGCCCCTAAACCATAACGATCTATCAATACTTGCGGTACAATTTGCGTCAGCGACGCAAGAGTAGAAAGCGACTCTTTTGTTGTAAGCGGGTTTACAGGTTCTTTAGTGTTACTTTTTGCACTTTGAGGAGCCGCATAATCTACAATTTCGGCCGCCATCGTACGGTGAGTGGTGTATTTACCGCCACAAACAACAACCGTATCACCAGGGCCTGTGCCAATATGATGCTCGCGGCTTACCTTTTGCAATTTGGAGACAATAGAAACTTCCGGAGTATCATGATCGGGAAGCCCAACCTGTGGGCCCATAAGCGGTCGAACACCAACATAAGCACTCACAATATCATCAAGAGTTAGCTTTAATTTAGGGAAATAAATATTGAGCAAATTAAGCAAATACTCAACATCATCATCGCCCACTACCGTTTCTTCAGGGTTGTTGGGGCTTGGGCCATCGGTGGTACCCACCAAGGCCATACCTTCGCCAAAATCGGGACGAGGAATAATAAAGGAAATGCGACCATCTTCGGGATGCGCCATGACCACAGCCCCCGGAACAGGCAAACGCTTCATGTTAAAAAGTAAATGCGCCCCCTTACTGGGCATAAGGTGTTTTTTCCAGCCCGGAAACATTTTTTCTCCAAACATATCGGTCCATGGTCCGGCACAAATCACCACTTTTTTAGCTTTAATCTGAAAAGTAGATCCGCCTTCTAAATCTTTTACCACAAAACCCATCACCTTATTACCAGACCATACCGGTTCGGTGGCTTCGGCATAATTAATACAAGCGGCACCAGAAACACTTGCAGCGCGCAAGGTTTCAATGGCCAAGGCATCATCCCACATGCTGGCATCATAATATGAAAAACCGCCCTTCAGTCCATTTTCATTTAGACCAGGAATCTCCAAAACCATTTTTCTTTTTGATAAGGTTTTATGCATGCCCGGCGCACGAAAAAGTGCCAGCATATCGTAGAGCCACATACCCATCATCAAAAGACCTTTGCCATGAGAATCGCGCTTGTATACAGGCATGTAAAATTTAAGCGGTTTTACCAAATTGGGCGAACTTTTTAAAAGATGTTTACGCTCAGAAAGCGCTTCAAACACCAGTTTAAATTCCATATTTTGTAAATAACGAAGCCCACCATGAATGAGCTTGGACGAACGAGAGGATGTACCCCAGGCAAAATCGTGTTTTTCAACTAAAGCCACTTTAAGACCACGACTAACTGCATCACGTGCGGTGGCAGCCCCAGTAATACCCCCCCCAATAATAAGGAGGTCAAACTCCTCGGTTTTAAGGCGCTCCATGGCCACAGACCTGGTTTTAATGGAAAATTCGGTTTGGTAGAATTTTTGCTGCACAAGGCGTATTAATTTGATATTCACCTCTTGTCAAACGCTATGAATGTTGAATTTATTAGTCAAAATTTAAAAAACAGCTGGTTAGGGAAAAGTATTTATTTAAAAAATGAAATCAATTCCACTAACACCTGGGCCAAGGATAATATTAAAAACGAAAAACGGGGTGCTGTTTTTATAGCCAATCACCAAACAAACGGCCGGGGCCTAAAAAACAGGGCATGGGAAGCCCCAGCAGGTAAAAATATTCTGCTCTCATTTATTGATATTCCCCCACAAAATCCGGAACAGGCCCACCATTTAACCTTGTTAGCTGGCATTGCATTACATGAAGCGGTTTTACAAACTGGAAACACACATGCTACGCTTAAATGGCCTAACGATTTACTGATAAACAGTAAAAAAGCGGGGGGGATTTTGTGCGAACAAAAAGAAAACAAAATTGTGGTGGGTATTGGCCTTAATGTAAATAGCACCAAAACAGATTTTTCCCCGGCCGTCCAGGCCATATCAACCAGTCTGTTTGACGAAAGTGGAAAAGAAGAAAAACGCGAAACTATTATTACCCATATCCTTAATGCCTACGAATTTTTTAGATCACAATACGACATACAAGGAATTTCATTTTTAAAGGCTGAATGGAATAAAAGAAACGGTATTATGGGAAAAACCGTGCGCATTATAGAGGTAGATAATGAATACACCGGTACAGCTATGGGGCTAGATGACCAAGGTTTTTTGCTGGTAAAAACCCAAAACGAGCTTAAACAAGTGATTGCAGGAGATTTATTTTTGGTTTAAGGAACTGTCATGCTACTGGCTATAGACATCGGTAACACCAATACGGTTTTAGGCCTCTATAAAGGCGAAAAACTCATCCATAACTGGAGGCTTGAAACAAAAAAAGAGCGAACCGGTGATGAGTGGGGTATTTTTTTAAAAGAACTCTTTCAATTTGAAAAAATTAAGCTGGAAGATTTAAGCGGCGTTGTCATTTCCAACGTGGTGCCTGTTCTCAATCGTTCCATGAAAGAAATGTGCGCCCGTTACCTTAAAAAAACGCCTGTTATGGTAGGAGCCGAAATTAATATCGACATGCCGATTGCTACCGATAACCCCAGTGAAGTAGGCGCAGACCGT is part of the bacterium genome and encodes:
- a CDS encoding glycerol-3-phosphate dehydrogenase/oxidase, with the protein product MNIKLIRLVQQKFYQTEFSIKTRSVAMERLKTEEFDLLIIGGGITGAATARDAVSRGLKVALVEKHDFAWGTSSRSSKLIHGGLRYLQNMEFKLVFEALSERKHLLKSSPNLVKPLKFYMPVYKRDSHGKGLLMMGMWLYDMLALFRAPGMHKTLSKRKMVLEIPGLNENGLKGGFSYYDASMWDDALAIETLRAASVSGAACINYAEATEPVWSGNKVMGFVVKDLEGGSTFQIKAKKVVICAGPWTDMFGEKMFPGWKKHLMPSKGAHLLFNMKRLPVPGAVVMAHPEDGRISFIIPRPDFGEGMALVGTTDGPSPNNPEETVVGDDDVEYLLNLLNIYFPKLKLTLDDIVSAYVGVRPLMGPQVGLPDHDTPEVSIVSKLQKVSREHHIGTGPGDTVVVCGGKYTTHRTMAAEIVDYAAPQSAKSNTKEPVNPLTTKESLSTLASLTQIVPQVLIDRYGLGAIDIMNLAKLHPSSQADPAGFPLLEAELRYQIRTGMVIHVEDFILRRIPLYLSRADHGQPWYKTLCQVWANELGKTVAEADAEYERTVTEIQKRSGWKKDLQRKAS
- a CDS encoding phosphoribosylanthranilate isomerase, encoding MSVLVKICGITNLDDALDAVELGADFLGFNFYPDSKRYIEPEAADDIIQDIPSSVKKVGVFVNEQVEKVIDLAVALELDFVQFHGDETADYCNAVGRPWLKAFRLKEEKDLEEISKYESPWLLVDSYVEKAFGGTGIVSNWDLAREAKKYGELFLSGGLNPDNIATAIQSVQPYAVDVASGVESAPGIKDRTKLEKFIAIAKAQTLRPKIVS
- the trpB gene encoding tryptophan synthase subunit beta; the encoded protein is MATLPDKHGHFGIFGGRYVAETLMPALLELEEAYKKIGKSKDFKKEFAYYAKHYIGRPTPLYFAEKLTKKLGGGKIYFKREDLCHTGAHKVNNTLGQCLMAKKMGKPRVIAETGAGQHGVATATLCALLDLQCEVYMGEEDVHRQSLNVFRMKLLGAKVHAVTSGTKTLKDAMNEALRDWVTNVRNTFYCIGTVAGPHPYPTMVRDFQSIIGTEVKKQLKEIGEKEADYVVACIGGGSNAMGLFYPYYKNTNTKMIGLEAAGLGVNTKQTAASMCAGTVGVLHGNKTYLMSDKDGQVLPTHSISAGLDYPGVGPEHAYFKRSGRAEYVPITDDQAMEGFRMLTQVEGIIPALESAHAVAYLPELAKKTKSHEVIVVNLSGRGDKDMGTVAQVMKVKL
- the trpD gene encoding anthranilate phosphoribosyltransferase, with amino-acid sequence MNELLLKFVTHVESSQNLSASQMEEAMSFLLSGTEDAELIKRFLKALSAKKETADEILGAARFLRSKSQKITLQNPDVLDTCGTGGDGKNTFNISTATAFVLAGGGVRVAKHGNRAVSSNSGSSDVLKELGVNIDASPVIVARCIDNIGIGFLFAPQYHQTLKNVAPIRKELAQKTIFNILGPLLNPANAKKQVMGVYDARLLDIISKVLAQLGVTQGAVVHGSDGLDEVTLTGTTQIAFIKNGIITKETFDPQSVGYAPCQLDNLKGGGPAENAKRLRHVLKGHSEAIDHCVHLNAALGFMVAGLANNFKDGLLLAQGSISSGKAYQKLEALIEMTH
- the trpC gene encoding indole-3-glycerol phosphate synthase TrpC produces the protein MQNTLDKILEYKRDEVASQKRRVPLADVKKKAHDAEPARDFLGNFQKGSINIIAEVKKASPSKGIIRQDFNALDTAHIYQDNGAKALSILTDEHFFMGSLNYLVQIKKQVSLPCLRKDFMIEEYQFHEARAHGADAVLLIVAALDDHQLKDFQQLARELGMSVLVEIHNQAEWKRAAKLPPHILGVNNRDLKNFKTSLQTSYDLVKEFPQSFKRITESGLNTHDDCVKLMEAGYDGFLIGESLMREKDIGKKLREMIG